One genomic region from Chlamydia poikilotherma encodes:
- a CDS encoding CesT family type III secretion system chaperone — protein sequence MQNQFEQLLESLGTKLNTSLVPDKNQACLIRFSDTQVPVQLEEDGNSGDIALGTILGMLPENVFRERIFKAALSVNASPQSNIKGILGYGEISQQLYLSDVLNMNYLNGDKLFHYLTLFSMHAKIWIAALETGNLPDLHVLGMYHL from the coding sequence ATGCAAAATCAGTTCGAACAACTTCTAGAATCCTTAGGAACAAAATTAAATACTTCTTTAGTTCCTGATAAGAACCAAGCATGTTTGATTCGTTTCAGCGATACTCAAGTTCCAGTACAACTTGAAGAGGATGGAAATTCTGGTGATATTGCTTTAGGAACAATTCTTGGAATGCTTCCTGAAAACGTATTCCGTGAACGGATCTTTAAAGCTGCTCTTTCTGTAAATGCTTCTCCTCAATCAAATATCAAAGGAATTCTTGGTTATGGAGAAATCTCACAACAGCTTTACCTATCTGATGTTTTAAATATGAATTATCTAAATGGAGATAAGCTTTTCCACTATCTAACTCTATTTTCCATGCATGCAAAAATTTGGATCGCTGCATTAGAAACTGGGAATCTTCCTGATCTACATGTCTTAGGTATGTATCATTTATAA